One segment of Pyrococcus sp. ST04 DNA contains the following:
- a CDS encoding NADH-quinone oxidoreductase subunit C, producing MTWEVGENLVKSILEKAPYAEGKVRRERRLEFKVPAERIREFLMIMKEHNFPLMLQITAVDWPKEGEIELVYHLMNIELGTHAMVKTRIPRDLDKAKMPTVRDLYPAAETYERDVHDFFGVYFEGNEKMEMPWILDDPEQGLYPHRKDFDMLGYVKKKYKILDRFDENKDRYVI from the coding sequence ATGACATGGGAAGTTGGAGAGAACTTAGTAAAGTCAATACTCGAAAAGGCACCATATGCAGAGGGTAAGGTAAGAAGAGAGAGAAGGCTTGAGTTTAAAGTTCCAGCCGAAAGGATCAGAGAATTCCTCATGATAATGAAGGAGCATAACTTTCCATTAATGCTGCAAATAACGGCCGTCGACTGGCCCAAGGAAGGAGAGATTGAGCTGGTATATCATTTAATGAACATTGAACTTGGCACCCATGCAATGGTCAAGACCAGAATACCAAGAGATTTAGATAAAGCAAAAATGCCAACAGTAAGAGACCTATACCCAGCCGCTGAAACGTATGAAAGGGACGTTCATGACTTCTTTGGAGTGTACTTTGAAGGCAACGAGAAGATGGAAATGCCCTGGATACTAGATGACCCAGAACAAGGGCTATATCCCCATAGGAAAGATTTCGACATGTTAGGCTATGTAAAGAAGAAATACAAGATCTTAGACAGATTTGACGAAAATAAGGACAGGTATGTAATTTGA